CGGATATAGCTCAGCAGTATTGCGGTGTTCAGTTGTGCTTTGAATCGCTTCTTGATCTGGGCATTCCTGTCGCGACTGTCATTGATGTTGGGGCTTCTGACGCTAGATGGTCCAGGGCGGCGGTTCCTTATTTTTCAGATGCGCATTTTTTATTAATAGAGGCGAATCCGGTGCACGAGGAAGATCTGCAGAAATTCTGTGAAGGGGCTAAGAGGGAGTATATGCTTGCGGCGGCTGGCCGTGGCCTGGGGACGGTCTATTTTGATATGTCAAGCCCTTTTGGTGGGCTGGCGCGGGAAAGCTTTTTGAATGGTGATGATTGCTGTATTCCATCCACGTCTATCGATCATGAGGTGGCTAAGCGCCGTCTTAGTGGTCCATTTATGGTAAAGTTAGATACGCATGGTTTTGAGGTTCCGATACTTGAGGGGGCGCGTGATACACTTCGCGAAACAAGTGTCGCTGTTATTGAAGCATATGGATTTAAGCTAACGCCTGAATGTCTCAAATTCTATGAGCTTTGTGCGTACATGAATGATTTGGGCTTCTCCGTCTTTGATATCTGCTCTCCGATGTGGCGGGAGAAGGATTGTGCGATATGGCAAATGGATATTGTGTTTCTGCGCAGCGATATGCCGTTGTTTGGCGATAACGCGTACTTATGAATATTGCGCGTACAATATATGTAGTTACTCCAGTGCGTAATGGGGCGGCTACGATCAGGA
This genomic window from Nitratidesulfovibrio sp. SRB-5 contains:
- a CDS encoding FkbM family methyltransferase translates to MLKIRVLEKFRAGLRKLLLPHLIRLAYGKVPWSFKTDIAQQYCGVQLCFESLLDLGIPVATVIDVGASDARWSRAAVPYFSDAHFLLIEANPVHEEDLQKFCEGAKREYMLAAAGRGLGTVYFDMSSPFGGLARESFLNGDDCCIPSTSIDHEVAKRRLSGPFMVKLDTHGFEVPILEGARDTLRETSVAVIEAYGFKLTPECLKFYELCAYMNDLGFSVFDICSPMWREKDCAIWQMDIVFLRSDMPLFGDNAYL